The nucleotide sequence TACGTACCGAATGACTACACGGCCGACCAGGTCGCCATGTACCCGGACCGGCTCAAGGGCGTGGCATGTATCGATCCGATGAGGGGTATTCCCTGGGCGGTCGAGGAGTTGGAGCGGTGCGTGAAGGAGCTGGACTTCCGGGCCCTCAAGCTCGTTCCCAGCTACCAGCTCTACTCCCCCAACGACCGCAGCCTGGACCCGCTATACGAGAAGGCCATCGAGCTGGACATCCCGGTGCACTTCTTCACGGGATGGACGCCCATCATCAACGCGTCACTGGAGTTGGCGGACCCGTTCCTGCTGGACGGTGTGGGACGACGCTTCCGCGACATGAAGGTCATCGTCGTTATCAACTGGCCCTGGGTGACCAAGGGGATACTGATGGTGGCGAAGCATCCCAACTTCCATGCCGATCT is from bacterium and encodes:
- a CDS encoding amidohydrolase family protein is translated as YVPNDYTADQVAMYPDRLKGVACIDPMRGIPWAVEELERCVKELDFRALKLVPSYQLYSPNDRSLDPLYEKAIELDIPVHFFTGWTPIINASLELADPFLLDGVGRRFRDMKVIVVINWPWVTKGILMVAKHPNFHADLCHFAGGAPEPLHDALAMLRSYVATDRAMYGSDNSDKARIDRELAAVPELYRRVNDVAERQGSEPFTDEELAAIMGGTAARLYKLDV